A DNA window from Arachis duranensis cultivar V14167 chromosome 3, aradu.V14167.gnm2.J7QH, whole genome shotgun sequence contains the following coding sequences:
- the LOC107478335 gene encoding probable NAD(P)H dehydrogenase (quinone) FQR1-like 1: MAVKVYIVYYSLYGHVERLAEEIKKGADSVDGVEATLWQVSETLSEEVLGKMRAPPKSDVPLINPKELPEGDGFVFGFPTRFGMMAAQFKSFLDATGSLWQTQQLAGRPAGIFYSTGSQGGGQETTALTAITQLVHHGMLFVPIGYTFGSGMFEMNEVKGGSPYGAGTYAGGDGSRQPTKLELEQAFHQGKYIATITKKLKKE; encoded by the exons ATGGCTGTAAAAGTTTATATTGT GTATTACTCGCTATACGGACATGTAGAGAGACTagcagaagaaataaaaaaaggtgCTGATTCTGTAGATGGCGTTGAGGCTACTCTATGGCAG GTATCGGAAACTTTGTCGGAAGAGGTGCTTGGTAAAATGAGAGCACCACCGAAGAGCGATGTACCACTCATTAACCCGAAAGAGCTGCCGGAGGGTGATGGTTTCGTGTTCGGCTTTCCAACAAGATTCGGAATGATGGCTGCTCAGTTCAAATCTTTTCTAGATGCAACTGGAAGCTTATGGCAGACGCAACAGCTCGCTGGCAGGCCAGCCGGAATCTTCTATAGCACCGGTTCTCAAGGTGGCGGACAGGAGACTACAGC ACTCACTGCTATCACTCAGTTAGTTCACCATGGAATGCTGTTTGTTCCGATCGGATATACATTCGGCAGCGGCATGTTCGAGATGAATGAAGTGAAGGGTGGCAGTCCGTATGGTGCCGGAACTTATGCTGGTGGTGATGGATCAAGACAACCAACTAAACTTGAGTTAGAGCAAGCATTCCACCAAGGCAAGTATattgccaccatcactaagaagCTCAAGAAAGAATGA
- the LOC107478334 gene encoding unknown seed protein USP, with translation MEFRCAVAMLFCLAFAIGSRGRELIPDEDYWQAVWPNTPIPNTLKELLKPGAQDSEINDVPMKVDDTQYPKTFFFEHELFPGKKMNMKFSKIPFAQPYGVYTWGKVIKDLEKESFTFEDACVREAGKGEDKYCAKSLSTLIGFAVSKLGKNIQPFSSSFLDKQTDYTIEGVHNLGDKAVMCHRLNFQSTVFYCHEIHGTTAYMVPMVAADGRRTQALAVCHHDTSGMNAEVLYEMLKIKPGTETACHFLGNKAVMWVPNMAVNSVYNNANMAS, from the exons atggaGTTCCGATGCGCTGTTGCTATGCTTTTCTGT CTTGCTTTTGCAATAGGAAGCCGTGGGCGAGAATTGATACCTGACGAAGATTACTGGCAAGCAGTTTGGCCAAACACTCCAATTCCTAACACTCTCAAGGAGCTTTTAAAGCCTGGAGCCCAAG ATTCTGAAATAAATGATGTTCCGATGAAAGTGGACGACACACAGTACCCAAAAACGTTCTTCTTCGAACATGAGCTATTTCCTGGGAAAAAGATGAACATGAAGTTCAGCAAAATCCCGTTTGCTCAACCATACGGAGTATATACATGGGGCAAAGTAATTAAAGACCTCGAAAAAGAGTCCTTCACCTTTGAGGATGCTTGCGTAAGAGAAGCCGGCAAGGGCGAGGACAAGTACTGCGCAAAATCCTTATCAACTTTGATCGGTTTCGCCGTTTCCAAGTTGGGAAAGAACATTCAACCGTTTTCAAGTTCTTTCTTGGACAAGCAGACTGACTACACCATAGAGGGAGTGCACAATCTTGGAGACAAGGCTGTTATGTGTCACAGGCTCAATTTTCAAAGCACCGTCTTTTATTGTCACGAAATCCATGGAACCACCGCATACATGGTTCCAATGGTGGCAGCCGACGGCAGGAGAACTCAGGCGTTAGCGGTTTGCCACCACGACACTTCCGGCATGAATGCGGAGGTTCTTTATGAAATGCTGAAAATCAAGCCTGGAACAGAGACTGCTTGCCACTTCCTTGGAAACAAGGCAGTTATGTGGGTTCCCAACATGGCTGTCAATAGTGTCTACAATAATGCCAATATGGCAAGTTAA
- the LOC107478362 gene encoding eukaryotic translation initiation factor 5-like: MLAVNSLIYSDTGSSLEVYVRYIFGHGGYGSENGDTVNYATVVKEVKAYLKKGVAVKELQSHIAAFPVSAQEKMNALLEGLFDGVEKAFGKEATKRKNHLAGAVAGDDEGSQLLLLNAAEEFYYKKCSNELNEVALILKALYDVDLVEEEHVVHWYSKGLKGDKKDSQIWKNAQPFIDWLRNAESESEEDEKSLCSVQNIEDYDITFTYCYCPQFDVFSLLLYPFILNKGSCFGPLYYMNFVGKEDGDVVAMEGEAFGHFNR, translated from the exons ATGCTTGCAGTGAACTCACTTATTTATAGTGATACCGGTTCATCATTAGAGGTGTACGTACGGTACATATTTGGACACGGCGGTTAT GGTTCTGAGAATGGTGACACTGTGAACTATGCAACTGTGGTCAAGGAAGTGAAAGCATATTTGAAGAAAGGTGTTGCAGTGAAGGAATTGCAGTCACATATTGCTGCATTTCCTGTATCTGCTCAGGAGAAGATGAATGCACTTCTTGAAGGATTATTTGATGGTGTCGAAAAAGCGTTTGGAAaagaagctaccaagaggaagaatCACCTTGCTGGTGCAGTTGCTGGAGATGACGAGGGATCGCAGCTGTTATTGCTCAATGCTGCTGAGGAGTTCTATTACAAGAAATGTAGCAATGAGTTGAATGAGGTTGCACTTATTCTGAAAGCCCTCTATGATGTTGATTTGGTGGAGGAAGAGCACGTCGTGCATTGGTATTCAAAGGGACTGAAGGGTGATAAGAAGGACTCTCAGATATGGAAGAATGCTCAACCATTCATTGATTGGCTTCGGAATGCTGAATCAGAATCGGAGGAAGATGAGAAAAGTTTGTGCTCAGTTCAGAATATTGAAGATTATGATATCACGTTTACTTACTGTTATTGTCCTCAGTTTGATGTATTTTCTTTACTGTTGtatccttttattttgaataaaggGTCTTGTTTTGGCCCCTTGT ATTACATGAATTTTGTTGGTAAGGAGGATGGTGATGTTGTGGCGATGGAGGGAGAGGCGTTTGGCCACTTCAACCGTTGA
- the LOC107478333 gene encoding chloride channel protein CLC-f-like, translated as MRDSGFVDENTCLVSSVCTRGMTYRGRERGLLTCYPNTSLAVAKELMEAKGIKQLPVVKRGGDRNRERKRRIAGLLHYDALWHCLRKEINHRKEVNRNRRENHLAVETANRH; from the exons ATGAGGGATTCAGGATTTGTGGAT GAAAATACATGCTTAGTTTCCTCTGTTTGTACTCGGGGCATGACCTATCGTGGACGAGAGCGTGGACTTCTAACCTGTTATCCCAATACCAGTTTGGCTGTGGCCAAGGAGTTAATGGAAGCCAAGGGCATTAAGCAATTACCAGTGGTTAAACGTGGTGGAGATCGCAACAGGGAGAGGAAGCGGAGAATTGCTGGTCTTCTTCACTATGATGCACTATGGCATTGTCTCAG GAAAGAGATTAACCATCGGAAGGAAGTGAATCGAAATAGGAGAGAAAACCATTTGGCTGTGGAAACTGCAAACAGGCATTAG